A single window of Flavobacterium aestivum DNA harbors:
- a CDS encoding GlmU family protein, with protein MNYILFDGPARNALLPFTFTRPVADILVGIMTIRQKWEMRLGSTTTTLTEEYLSDKYPMVELEDNVMINASFLPNDVLAEMVSDLKPNQAIFKGDEVIAFYTQEDQESVDFDTYEILEYNEKCITIERTWDIFSKNEEAIREDFDFLTEDRKSQPIPKSVNVIAPENIFIEEGAKLEFVTLNASSGPIYIGKNAEIMEGTVVRGPFALCENAQVKMGAKVYGATTVGANSRIGGEVKNAVLFANSNKGHEGYLGDSVLGEWCNIGADSNNSNLKNNYEQVKLWSYETESFAKTGLQFCGLMMGDHSKCGINTMFNTGTVVGVSANIFGSGFPRNFIPSFSWGGAAGFTTYVTKKAFETAKIVMSRRNVEFDEKEAAILEHVFELTKKWRNY; from the coding sequence ATGAACTATATTCTTTTTGACGGGCCGGCTCGGAACGCTTTATTACCCTTTACTTTTACCCGACCAGTTGCCGATATTCTAGTAGGTATTATGACCATTCGTCAAAAATGGGAAATGCGTCTGGGTTCTACAACAACAACCTTGACAGAGGAGTATTTATCAGATAAATACCCAATGGTAGAACTGGAAGATAATGTAATGATTAATGCTTCTTTTCTTCCTAATGATGTTTTAGCCGAAATGGTAAGCGACTTAAAACCGAATCAAGCTATTTTTAAGGGAGATGAAGTGATTGCTTTCTATACTCAAGAAGACCAGGAATCAGTAGATTTTGATACTTACGAGATTCTTGAATACAATGAAAAGTGTATAACCATAGAACGTACTTGGGATATCTTTTCTAAAAATGAAGAAGCTATTCGCGAGGATTTTGATTTTTTGACAGAAGACAGAAAATCACAACCAATACCTAAAAGTGTAAATGTAATTGCGCCTGAAAACATTTTTATAGAAGAAGGGGCTAAATTAGAATTTGTGACTTTAAACGCATCATCAGGACCAATATATATAGGTAAAAATGCCGAAATTATGGAAGGTACCGTAGTTCGTGGTCCATTTGCTTTATGCGAAAATGCACAAGTAAAAATGGGGGCCAAAGTTTATGGAGCTACTACAGTTGGGGCTAATTCCCGAATTGGTGGTGAAGTGAAGAATGCGGTTCTTTTTGCAAATTCAAATAAAGGACATGAAGGATATCTAGGTGATTCTGTTTTAGGGGAGTGGTGTAATATTGGAGCTGATAGTAACAACTCAAACTTAAAAAACAACTACGAACAAGTGAAATTGTGGAGTTATGAAACAGAAAGTTTTGCGAAAACGGGACTTCAATTTTGTGGATTAATGATGGGAGATCATAGTAAATGTGGCATAAATACCATGTTTAATACTGGTACTGTAGTTGGAGTGAGTGCTAATATTTTTGGAAGCGGGTTTCCTCGTAATTTCATTCCTAGTTTTTCTTGGGGAGGTGCAGCTGGGTTTACAACTTATGTAACCAAAAAAGCTTTCGAAACTGCAAAAATAGTTATGAGTCGCAGAAATGTGGAGTTTGATGAAAAAGAAGCTGCAATTTTAGAACACGTTTTTGAGTTGACCAAAAAATGGAGAAACTATTAA
- a CDS encoding type B 50S ribosomal protein L31 translates to MKKGVHPENYRLVAFKDMSNEDVFITKSTADTKETIIHEGVEYPVVKMEISRTSHPFYTGKSKLIDTAGRIDKFKTKYAKHVK, encoded by the coding sequence ATGAAAAAAGGTGTACACCCAGAAAATTACAGATTAGTTGCTTTTAAAGACATGTCAAACGAGGATGTTTTTATCACTAAATCTACTGCTGATACTAAAGAAACTATCATTCACGAAGGTGTTGAATATCCAGTTGTAAAAATGGAGATTTCTAGAACTTCTCACCCTTTTTACACAGGTAAATCTAAACTTATCGATACTGCAGGACGTATTGATAAATTCAAAACTAAATACGCTAAACACGTTAAATAA
- a CDS encoding DUF4199 domain-containing protein — MINEIVKRNGITYGAITGVILCLITASIYATNLELFIAWWTTLLSFSVIIIIPIIALVKTKKELNGIFPYKEAFTTYFITAAIGLLISIAFKIVLFNFIDPSVKDTLLDMTVKYLISTSEKFGVTKSALSETISKLKATDPFSVVEQLKGAIFNLFFCIILGLLMAAFFKSKSSSSQEYK, encoded by the coding sequence ATGATAAATGAAATCGTAAAAAGAAACGGGATTACCTATGGAGCAATTACAGGAGTCATATTATGTTTAATTACAGCTTCTATATACGCAACAAATTTAGAATTATTTATTGCTTGGTGGACCACACTTTTAAGCTTTTCTGTAATTATCATTATACCTATTATAGCACTAGTAAAAACAAAAAAAGAGCTGAATGGCATATTTCCTTATAAAGAAGCCTTTACGACCTATTTTATTACGGCTGCAATAGGATTGCTTATCTCTATCGCTTTTAAAATTGTTTTATTTAATTTTATAGATCCATCCGTAAAAGACACTCTACTGGATATGACTGTAAAATATTTGATTAGTACTTCAGAAAAATTTGGAGTAACCAAATCTGCACTAAGCGAAACTATTTCTAAACTTAAGGCCACGGATCCTTTTTCAGTCGTAGAACAATTAAAAGGAGCAATTTTCAACCTCTTTTTTTGCATCATACTAGGCTTGCTAATGGCCGCATTCTTTAAAAGCAAATCTTCATCATCCCAAGAATACAAATAA
- a CDS encoding glycosyltransferase family 2 protein — protein sequence MNLSILIPLLNEEESLQELYTWIISVMKSNNYSYEIIFLDDGSTDESWNIISGFASENPNVKGVRFMKNFGKSQALHAGFAKAKGDVIITMDADLQDSPDEIPDLYEMITKEKYDLVSGWKKKRYDSVVAKNIPSKLFNWAARKTSGVELNDFNCGLKAYKNVVVKNIEVSGEMHRYIPVLAKNAGFGKIGEKVVQHQARKYGETKFGMERFINGFLDLITIWFLSRFGKRPMHLFGAIGSFMFIIGFLLAGYIGFSKLYHMYMGMRYNLVTNNPWFYIALTTMVLGTQLFLAGFLGEIILRTKNNEERYKVSTEVNF from the coding sequence ATGAACTTATCCATACTCATACCGCTTCTTAACGAAGAGGAATCACTACAAGAATTGTACACTTGGATCATTTCGGTTATGAAATCGAACAATTACAGCTACGAAATCATTTTTCTGGATGACGGAAGTACAGATGAATCCTGGAATATTATATCAGGATTTGCCTCAGAAAATCCAAATGTAAAAGGAGTTCGTTTTATGAAAAACTTTGGTAAATCCCAAGCTTTGCATGCTGGTTTTGCTAAAGCAAAAGGTGATGTTATTATTACCATGGACGCCGATTTACAAGATAGTCCGGATGAGATCCCGGATTTGTATGAAATGATTACCAAAGAAAAATACGACTTGGTTTCGGGATGGAAAAAGAAACGATACGACTCTGTTGTAGCCAAAAATATTCCGTCAAAACTATTCAATTGGGCAGCCAGAAAAACATCTGGTGTAGAATTGAATGATTTTAATTGCGGATTGAAAGCTTACAAAAATGTAGTGGTAAAGAATATTGAAGTCTCTGGTGAAATGCACCGATATATCCCAGTTTTGGCGAAAAATGCCGGTTTTGGAAAAATTGGTGAAAAAGTAGTACAGCATCAAGCTAGAAAATATGGTGAAACTAAATTTGGAATGGAGCGTTTCATTAATGGTTTCTTAGATTTAATAACGATTTGGTTTCTTTCTAGATTCGGAAAAAGACCAATGCATTTATTTGGCGCCATAGGTTCTTTTATGTTTATTATTGGTTTTTTATTGGCCGGATATATTGGTTTTTCTAAACTATACCATATGTATATGGGAATGCGCTACAATTTAGTAACCAATAATCCTTGGTTTTATATCGCATTGACAACAATGGTTTTAGGTACACAATTGTTTTTGGCAGGATTTCTGGGTGAAATTATTTTAAGAACCAAAAACAACGAAGAACGTTATAAAGTTTCGACTGAAGTGAATTTTTAA
- a CDS encoding phospho-sugar mutase, with amino-acid sequence MHIPQNILDAVNEWLTPTFDNETQVAIKELMTTSPKDLEESFYKNLEFGTGGMRGVMGVGNNRINKYTLGKNTQGLSNYMHTVFPGQDLKVVIAYDCRHNSQSLAKVVADVFSANGIQVYLFSDLRPTPELSFALKYLGCQCGIVLTASHNPPEYNGYKVYWQDGGQIVPPQDGAIIEIIEKLNYDEIKFSANESLIQYIDTEVDEAFIKSSVQNASFNTPKEAKDNLNIVFTSLHGTSIMSVPATLEEAGYNNVNIVPEQAKPDGNFPTVKSPNPEEPEALTMALALADKLNADIVIGTDPDCDRLGVAVRNNEGKMTLLNGNQTMILMTAFLLEQWKKAGKINGKQFVGSTIVSTPMIMELATAYDVECKVGLTGFKWIAKMIKDFPELQFIGGGEESFGYMVGDAVRDKDAVAATLLICEIAAQAKAKGNSVYNTLLQHYVDYGFYKEHLVSLTKKGMEGLAEINQMMISLRENPLKEIDGQRVVMVEDYKSSIAKNLFTDEEETMSIPKSDVLIYYTEDGSKICARPSGTEPKIKFYISVKTELDSVANFTEIEQVLNEKIKNIIIAMQLN; translated from the coding sequence ATGCACATACCGCAAAACATTTTAGACGCAGTAAACGAATGGTTAACCCCAACATTTGATAATGAAACACAAGTAGCTATTAAGGAATTAATGACTACATCACCAAAAGATTTAGAAGAGAGTTTTTATAAAAATTTAGAGTTCGGTACTGGCGGAATGCGTGGTGTGATGGGAGTTGGAAACAACCGTATCAACAAATATACTTTGGGTAAAAATACTCAAGGGCTTTCTAATTATATGCATACTGTTTTTCCTGGACAGGATTTAAAAGTTGTAATTGCTTATGATTGCCGTCACAATAGTCAATCATTAGCCAAAGTGGTTGCCGATGTTTTCTCTGCCAATGGTATTCAGGTTTATTTATTTTCGGACTTGAGACCTACTCCAGAATTGTCATTTGCACTTAAATATTTAGGTTGTCAATGCGGTATTGTACTAACTGCATCTCACAATCCACCGGAGTATAATGGTTACAAAGTCTATTGGCAAGACGGGGGTCAAATCGTTCCTCCACAAGACGGAGCCATCATTGAAATTATTGAAAAATTAAATTACGATGAAATCAAATTTTCGGCAAATGAAAGTTTGATACAATATATAGATACCGAAGTTGATGAAGCTTTTATAAAATCATCTGTTCAAAATGCAAGTTTCAATACTCCAAAAGAAGCCAAAGACAATTTAAACATTGTTTTTACTTCTTTGCACGGAACTTCTATTATGTCTGTTCCTGCAACTTTAGAAGAAGCAGGTTACAACAATGTAAACATTGTTCCGGAGCAGGCAAAACCAGATGGAAATTTCCCAACTGTAAAATCACCAAATCCTGAAGAACCAGAAGCATTGACAATGGCTCTTGCCCTTGCTGATAAATTGAATGCCGACATTGTTATTGGTACTGATCCGGACTGTGACCGATTAGGCGTTGCTGTTAGAAACAATGAAGGCAAAATGACTTTGCTAAACGGAAATCAAACAATGATTTTGATGACCGCTTTCTTATTAGAGCAATGGAAAAAAGCTGGCAAGATAAACGGAAAACAATTTGTAGGCTCTACTATCGTTTCGACTCCAATGATTATGGAATTAGCAACGGCTTATGATGTAGAATGCAAAGTAGGTTTAACAGGCTTTAAATGGATTGCCAAAATGATTAAAGACTTCCCTGAACTGCAATTTATTGGAGGTGGAGAAGAAAGTTTTGGATACATGGTTGGTGATGCCGTTCGTGATAAAGATGCCGTTGCAGCTACTTTATTAATCTGCGAAATTGCAGCTCAAGCCAAAGCTAAAGGCAATTCTGTTTACAACACCTTACTACAACATTATGTAGATTATGGTTTCTACAAAGAACATTTGGTTTCTCTTACCAAAAAAGGAATGGAAGGATTGGCAGAAATCAACCAGATGATGATTTCCTTACGCGAAAATCCATTGAAAGAAATCGACGGACAAAGAGTGGTTATGGTAGAAGACTATAAATCATCGATCGCCAAAAACTTGTTTACAGATGAAGAGGAAACGATGAGTATACCAAAATCTGACGTATTGATTTATTATACAGAGGATGGATCTAAAATATGCGCCAGACCAAGCGGAACGGAGCCTAAAATTAAATTTTACATCAGTGTAAAAACTGAATTAGATAGCGTTGCCAATTTTACTGAGATTGAACAAGTGCTGAACGAAAAAATTAAAAATATAATTATTGCAATGCAATTGAACTAA
- a CDS encoding PDDEXK nuclease domain-containing protein — protein MDKLNTNDTPQLLNSIIDLIDQTRHFVAKTVNQELTLLYWNIGKSINDEILKNDRADYGKKVILGLSQELQNRYGTGFSKRNLHSFIKLSTVFQDITIVQTVSAQLSWSHLYSIINIENQIKREFYIQMTIHERWSVRTLQERIDSMLFERTAISKKPEQTIVNELKALETEKKISPDLAFRDPYFLDFLGLHDSYSEKDLESSILAQLQHFITEMGSEFAFLARQKRITIDNEDFYIDLLFYHRGLKSLVAIDLKLGKFKASYKGQMELYLRWLEKNEQKEGENKPVGLILCSEKSPEQINYLMLDNHEHIKVAEYLTQLPEKKLLLEKLEKAIAIAENNNRK, from the coding sequence ATGGACAAACTCAACACAAATGACACTCCTCAACTATTAAATTCGATTATCGATTTAATAGATCAAACGCGTCATTTTGTTGCCAAAACAGTCAATCAAGAACTGACTTTATTGTACTGGAATATTGGAAAAAGTATCAATGATGAAATTCTAAAAAACGACAGGGCTGATTATGGTAAGAAAGTAATTTTAGGCCTAAGTCAAGAACTACAAAACAGATACGGAACAGGCTTTAGCAAAAGAAACTTACATAGTTTTATAAAACTAAGTACTGTTTTTCAAGACATTACAATTGTGCAGACAGTGTCTGCACAATTGAGTTGGTCTCACTTATATTCAATTATCAATATAGAAAATCAAATAAAACGGGAGTTCTACATTCAAATGACTATTCACGAAAGATGGAGTGTAAGAACTTTACAAGAACGAATAGACAGCATGCTTTTTGAAAGAACAGCTATCAGCAAAAAGCCAGAACAAACTATTGTCAACGAATTAAAAGCATTAGAGACCGAAAAGAAAATAAGCCCAGATTTAGCATTTCGAGATCCTTATTTTCTGGACTTTCTAGGTTTACATGACAGTTATTCTGAAAAAGATTTAGAAAGTTCAATTTTGGCCCAGCTTCAACATTTCATAACTGAGATGGGAAGCGAATTTGCATTTTTAGCCCGTCAGAAAAGAATAACCATTGATAATGAAGATTTTTATATCGATTTACTATTTTACCATAGAGGATTAAAAAGTCTAGTTGCCATAGATTTGAAACTTGGAAAATTCAAAGCGAGCTACAAAGGTCAAATGGAACTATATCTTCGTTGGTTAGAAAAAAACGAACAAAAAGAAGGCGAAAACAAGCCTGTTGGTTTAATTCTTTGTAGCGAAAAATCTCCAGAGCAAATCAATTATTTAATGCTTGATAACCACGAGCACATCAAAGTAGCGGAATACCTGACTCAATTACCAGAAAAAAAATTATTGCTAGAAAAATTAGAAAAAGCTATTGCTATAGCAGAAAACAATAACAGAAAATAA
- a CDS encoding ABC transporter ATP-binding protein — translation MNNFKKIFPFVVPYKKYAYMNIFFNILYALFSTLSFVSLIPMMQVLFDQTKRNTTMPVYKGIWELKKYGEDYLSYYITHTTDTFGVGRTLTIMVAIIISIFLLKNLCDYLAMFFITFLRNGVLRDMRNAMYKKTIELPLAFYSEKRKGDVIARISGDVNEVQTSFLSILELIVKEPLTIVFTLITMVTISVQLTLFVFIFIPVSGYVISLIGKQLKKKSTRAQEEQGIFLSTIEETLGGLKVVKGYNSENYFNRVFKESTQRFFILSNSIGNRQNLASPASEFMGIMVIAILLWYGGHMVLIDKTLNGASFIAYMGLAYNILTPAKSISKASYAIKRGNAAAERVLEILDQENPITSKIDAIEKSSFDSQIAINNINFKYEDETVLKDFSLNIKKGQTVALVGQSGSGKSTIANLLTRFYDVNEGTIAIDGVAIKDLNLQSLRGLMGLVTQDSILFNDTIKANISLGKLDATDEEIIEALKIANAYEFVKELPKGIYTNIGDSGNKLSGGQKQRLSIARAVLKNPPIMILDEATSALDTESEKLVQVALENMMQNRTSIVIAHRLSTIQKADLIVVMKKGKIVEQGKHEELTAMNGTYNKLVTMQSFES, via the coding sequence ATGAACAATTTTAAAAAAATATTCCCTTTTGTAGTTCCATATAAGAAGTATGCTTATATGAACATATTTTTTAATATTCTATATGCCCTTTTTAGTACGCTATCTTTTGTATCCTTGATTCCGATGATGCAGGTTTTATTTGACCAAACCAAAAGAAACACAACAATGCCAGTTTACAAAGGAATATGGGAACTCAAAAAATATGGTGAAGATTATTTAAGTTATTACATTACCCATACTACCGATACATTTGGCGTAGGGCGAACTCTCACCATAATGGTCGCTATAATCATCTCTATCTTTTTGCTAAAAAATTTATGTGACTATCTGGCGATGTTTTTCATTACCTTCTTACGTAATGGTGTTTTGAGAGATATGCGAAATGCCATGTACAAAAAAACTATTGAATTGCCTCTCGCCTTCTACTCTGAAAAAAGAAAAGGAGATGTTATTGCAAGAATTTCCGGAGATGTTAACGAGGTTCAGACTTCTTTTTTATCTATTCTGGAGCTTATTGTAAAAGAACCTCTAACCATTGTATTTACTTTAATAACAATGGTAACCATCAGTGTACAATTAACACTTTTTGTATTCATTTTTATTCCCGTTTCAGGCTATGTTATTTCCCTTATCGGAAAACAATTAAAAAAGAAATCGACTAGAGCACAAGAAGAGCAAGGAATCTTTTTGTCTACCATTGAAGAAACTTTGGGTGGATTAAAAGTTGTAAAAGGATATAATTCTGAAAATTACTTCAATCGCGTTTTTAAAGAATCGACTCAACGCTTTTTTATATTATCCAATAGCATTGGTAACCGCCAAAATCTAGCTTCTCCAGCCAGTGAGTTTATGGGAATTATGGTTATTGCCATTTTGCTTTGGTATGGTGGGCACATGGTTTTGATAGACAAAACACTAAATGGTGCTTCCTTTATTGCCTACATGGGATTGGCTTATAACATTCTTACTCCTGCAAAATCTATTTCGAAAGCATCATATGCTATCAAAAGAGGTAATGCAGCAGCAGAACGCGTTTTAGAAATTCTGGATCAGGAAAACCCAATTACCAGTAAAATCGACGCTATAGAAAAATCATCTTTCGATTCTCAAATCGCAATAAACAACATCAACTTCAAATATGAAGATGAAACGGTTTTAAAGGATTTTTCTCTTAACATAAAAAAAGGACAGACTGTAGCGCTTGTAGGACAATCAGGAAGCGGAAAAAGTACCATTGCCAATCTACTAACCCGTTTTTATGATGTAAATGAAGGAACCATAGCTATTGATGGTGTTGCCATAAAAGATTTGAATTTGCAATCACTTCGTGGATTAATGGGATTGGTTACACAAGACAGTATTTTATTTAATGATACTATAAAAGCCAATATATCCTTAGGAAAATTAGACGCTACCGATGAAGAAATCATCGAAGCTCTAAAAATAGCGAATGCTTATGAATTTGTAAAAGAATTACCTAAAGGGATTTACACCAACATTGGAGACAGCGGAAACAAACTTTCCGGAGGTCAAAAACAACGATTATCTATTGCCCGTGCCGTGTTGAAAAATCCACCGATCATGATTTTGGATGAAGCAACATCCGCTTTAGACACAGAAAGCGAAAAACTGGTACAAGTGGCTCTAGAAAACATGATGCAAAACAGAACCTCTATTGTAATTGCACACCGCCTTTCAACCATACAAAAAGCAGATTTAATTGTGGTTATGAAAAAAGGAAAAATAGTAGAGCAAGGAAAACACGAAGAGCTTACTGCCATGAATGGTACTTATAACAAATTAGTAACGATGCAAAGTTTTGAATCATAA
- a CDS encoding DUF2971 domain-containing protein: MYLNNPNIKLPQDPETIVWKYLDLSKFLDLLLSRKLFMSRSDKFEDQYEGTFSEPTYEEIKKLSTNNPDFLNYYKTHREKVAISSWHINEYESFAMWQIFTQNSEGLAIQSTVKRLQDALVPEKNHKQYIGEVNYIDYKKEYIPFDDLFFPFLFKRKSFQYEREVRIITDVTETTIKLNDGLKINVDINQLIEKIYIHPKSENWYKNLVIQLVTQLGFDFEIEKSDLESNILI; the protein is encoded by the coding sequence ATGTATCTTAACAATCCCAACATAAAACTTCCACAAGATCCAGAAACCATTGTATGGAAATATCTGGACTTGTCGAAGTTTTTAGATTTATTGCTTTCGCGAAAACTCTTCATGTCGCGATCTGATAAATTTGAAGACCAATATGAAGGAACTTTTAGCGAGCCAACATACGAGGAAATCAAAAAACTTTCTACAAACAATCCTGATTTTTTAAATTACTACAAAACACACCGGGAGAAGGTAGCCATTAGCAGTTGGCACATTAATGAATATGAATCGTTTGCCATGTGGCAGATTTTTACTCAAAACAGCGAAGGATTAGCCATACAATCTACAGTAAAAAGACTTCAAGATGCTTTAGTTCCTGAAAAAAATCACAAACAATATATAGGCGAAGTCAATTATATTGATTACAAAAAAGAATACATCCCATTTGATGATTTGTTTTTCCCATTTCTATTCAAACGCAAAAGCTTTCAATACGAACGCGAAGTACGCATCATTACTGATGTAACAGAAACCACCATCAAACTAAATGATGGTTTAAAAATAAATGTGGATATCAACCAATTGATCGAAAAAATATACATTCACCCAAAATCCGAGAATTGGTATAAAAACCTGGTAATTCAATTGGTAACGCAGCTGGGCTTTGATTTTGAAATTGAAAAATCAGATTTAGAAAGCAATATTTTGATTTAA
- a CDS encoding TonB-dependent receptor: MGMNSFAQSAFVKGIVLDEKNLPIEGVNVSCLNNKTQTNEKGFYQIAIPSNQIVTVEFTHISLKKTSLKVSLKLNEVYVFNMHMNDREEQMGEVIINSNNKKAVQGIITFEAKDIRFIPGANAGIENVLKTLPGVNSNNELSTQYSVRGGNYDENLVYVNEVEVYRPFLIRSGQQEGLSFVNTDLVQNIEFSAGGFQAKYGDKMSSVLDITYRNPTQFGAILEMSFLGGSLAIDAVSKDKKWSAITGVRYRNNSLLVNSQETQTNYTPTFADIQTNINYQASPKWQWSFLGNISQNKYLYQPLTRQTNFGTADAPMALAVYYEGKEKDKYDTYFGALKTTYQVSDTFTLKFIGSLYHTIEQEYFDIYAQYRLGEVDTNIGSDTYGDITFSRGIGSQLNHARNDLDALIANLEVKGLKNWKQNQIEWGLKYTKESIRDRVSEWEVIDSAGFSVRPPIFLPKKDEPYQPYAGLLVPYQYVSAINFTDIDRFSAYAQWGRKDNLGTNDIWYNLGARMQSWEVSGGNLNSNIQTVFSPRAQFAIKPDWKKDMLFRFTVGIYSQPPFYRELRDYDGVVLPDTKAQKSLNIVLGNDYSFKMWQRPFKLITEAYYKKMKDVNPYTVDNVRIRYAADNNAVAYAQGLDVRLNGEFVPGTDSWISFGYLKTEENIDNKGYIARPTDQRLKFGLLFQDYMPKIPSLKLYLNMVYNTGLPGGSPAYADPYLYQNRLKDYRRVDVGFSKVFIDQKVGMSNKKFFKHFKELTLGFEIFNLFNNQNAITNTWVRDVYTKTEYAIPNYMTTRVFNLKLNVRL; this comes from the coding sequence ATGGGAATGAATTCATTTGCCCAAAGTGCTTTTGTAAAAGGTATTGTTTTGGATGAAAAGAATCTTCCTATTGAAGGCGTGAATGTATCTTGTCTAAATAATAAAACCCAAACAAATGAAAAGGGATTTTATCAAATCGCTATTCCATCCAATCAAATAGTCACGGTAGAATTTACCCATATTTCTTTGAAAAAAACCAGTCTAAAAGTTTCTTTAAAACTAAATGAAGTGTATGTGTTTAATATGCATATGAATGATAGAGAGGAACAAATGGGAGAGGTTATTATAAATAGTAATAATAAGAAAGCAGTTCAGGGGATTATTACTTTTGAAGCCAAAGACATTCGTTTTATTCCTGGTGCCAATGCAGGTATTGAGAATGTTCTGAAAACATTGCCAGGAGTCAATTCTAATAATGAACTCAGTACACAATATTCGGTTCGCGGTGGGAATTACGATGAAAATTTGGTTTATGTTAATGAAGTCGAAGTGTACCGTCCTTTTCTCATTCGTTCAGGGCAACAAGAAGGATTGAGTTTTGTCAATACTGATTTGGTGCAAAATATAGAATTTTCGGCAGGAGGTTTTCAGGCAAAATATGGTGATAAAATGTCTTCAGTTTTAGATATCACTTATAGAAATCCTACTCAATTTGGAGCTATCCTAGAAATGAGTTTTCTTGGCGGAAGCCTCGCTATTGATGCAGTTTCTAAAGATAAAAAGTGGTCGGCAATTACGGGAGTTCGGTATAGAAACAATAGTCTTCTTGTTAATAGCCAAGAGACTCAAACGAATTATACACCTACTTTTGCCGATATTCAGACTAATATTAATTATCAGGCTTCACCTAAATGGCAATGGAGTTTTCTAGGGAATATTTCTCAAAATAAGTATTTGTATCAGCCGCTTACCCGTCAAACTAATTTTGGTACAGCAGATGCTCCAATGGCTCTTGCTGTTTATTACGAAGGCAAGGAAAAAGACAAATACGATACTTATTTTGGAGCTTTAAAAACTACTTATCAAGTAAGTGATACTTTTACATTAAAATTTATTGGGTCTCTATATCATACCATAGAACAAGAATATTTTGATATTTATGCACAATATCGTTTAGGAGAAGTAGATACTAATATCGGATCTGATACTTATGGTGATATTACCTTTTCAAGAGGAATTGGATCTCAATTGAATCACGCCAGAAATGATTTGGATGCTTTGATAGCTAATTTAGAAGTAAAAGGTTTGAAAAATTGGAAACAAAATCAGATCGAGTGGGGATTAAAATATACCAAAGAATCAATTCGAGACCGAGTTTCAGAATGGGAAGTAATTGATTCTGCTGGGTTTTCAGTAAGGCCTCCGATTTTTTTGCCTAAAAAGGATGAACCTTATCAGCCTTATGCAGGTTTGTTGGTACCATATCAATATGTAAGTGCAATTAATTTTACGGATATAGATAGATTTTCAGCCTATGCACAATGGGGGAGAAAAGACAATTTAGGGACAAACGATATATGGTATAATTTGGGTGCGAGAATGCAAAGTTGGGAAGTATCTGGGGGTAATTTGAATAGTAATATTCAAACTGTTTTTAGTCCGAGAGCTCAATTTGCCATAAAACCAGATTGGAAAAAAGACATGCTCTTTAGATTTACTGTCGGGATTTATAGCCAGCCACCTTTTTATAGAGAGTTGCGCGATTATGATGGAGTAGTACTACCTGATACAAAAGCTCAAAAATCTTTAAATATTGTTTTGGGGAACGATTATAGTTTCAAAATGTGGCAACGCCCTTTTAAACTGATTACCGAAGCCTATTATAAAAAGATGAAGGATGTAAATCCTTATACGGTTGATAATGTAAGAATACGTTATGCAGCGGATAATAATGCCGTTGCGTATGCACAAGGACTGGACGTTCGGCTTAATGGTGAATTTGTACCCGGGACCGATTCTTGGATTAGTTTTGGTTATCTAAAGACAGAAGAGAATATTGATAACAAAGGATATATTGCCAGACCAACGGATCAAAGATTAAAGTTTGGACTTTTGTTTCAAGATTATATGCCAAAGATCCCGAGTCTAAAGTTATATCTTAATATGGTTTATAATACAGGATTACCAGGAGGTTCGCCTGCTTATGCTGATCCGTATTTGTATCAGAACAGATTGAAGGATTATCGTAGGGTTGATGTTGGGTTTTCAAAAGTTTTTATAGATCAAAAGGTAGGAATGTCTAATAAGAAATTTTTCAAGCATTTCAAGGAGTTGACTTTAGGTTTTGAAATTTTTAATCTTTTTAACAATCAAAATGCCATTACCAATACTTGGGTTCGTGATGTGTATACCAAAACAGAATATGCGATTCCAAATTATATGACAACCCGAGTTTTTAATCTGAAGTTAAATGTGCGGTTGTAA